The following proteins are co-located in the Streptomyces bottropensis ATCC 25435 genome:
- a CDS encoding PmoA family protein, giving the protein MMTDASLVLRVAGRPVGRYLTRPELPERHSPRPYLHPVTTLSGTAVTELSPADHTHHLGVGVAVPDVEGHNFWGGRTYVRDRGPTELANHGSQRHTAFQLRDPDGFVEELRWVASPGELLRERRTVAATELTESSWALDFTFSLTNTTDAPVSIGSPATNGRPGAAYGGFFWRARKEAAAPRVFTADAEGESAVHGQRADWLALAGGTWTLVFAGATAATRRDPWFVRAEEYPGVGSSLAHSERLPIGPGETAVRRVVTVVADGVLDRGEAAALARKAVSA; this is encoded by the coding sequence ATGATGACCGACGCATCCCTCGTCCTGCGGGTGGCGGGCCGTCCGGTGGGCCGCTACCTCACCCGGCCCGAACTGCCGGAACGGCACTCGCCCCGCCCCTATCTGCACCCCGTCACCACCCTGTCCGGTACGGCGGTCACCGAACTGAGCCCCGCCGACCACACCCACCACCTCGGCGTCGGTGTCGCCGTTCCCGACGTCGAGGGGCACAACTTCTGGGGCGGACGCACCTACGTCCGCGACCGGGGCCCGACCGAACTCGCCAACCACGGCTCCCAGCGCCACACCGCCTTCCAGCTGCGGGACCCCGACGGTTTCGTCGAGGAGCTGCGCTGGGTGGCGTCCCCCGGAGAGCTGCTGCGTGAGCGCCGTACGGTCGCGGCCACCGAACTCACCGAATCCTCCTGGGCGCTGGACTTCACCTTCTCCCTCACCAACACCACCGACGCCCCGGTCTCGATCGGCAGCCCCGCCACCAACGGCCGCCCCGGCGCCGCGTACGGCGGCTTCTTCTGGCGGGCCCGCAAGGAGGCCGCCGCACCCCGCGTCTTCACCGCCGACGCGGAGGGCGAGTCGGCGGTCCACGGGCAGCGCGCCGACTGGCTCGCCCTGGCCGGCGGCACGTGGACGCTCGTCTTCGCGGGGGCCACCGCCGCCACCCGCCGCGACCCGTGGTTCGTGCGCGCCGAGGAGTACCCGGGAGTCGGCTCCTCCCTCGCCCACAGCGAGCGCCTTCCGATCGGGCCGGGCGAGACCGCCGTACGCCGTGTCGTCACCGTCGTCGCCGACGGCGTCCTCGACCGGGGCGAGGCCGCCGCCCTCGCGCGGAAGGCGGTGAGCGCATGA
- a CDS encoding glycoside hydrolase family 43 protein, producing MSGLSAATTGAGAVTASAGTASAGTVSAVTAPAFCADQGDGTYRNPVLDADWSDPDVLCVGDDFYLTASSFGRAPGLPLLHSRDLVNWTLVGHALELLEPAAEFRVPRHDCGVWAPSLRHFDDRFWIFWGDPDHGVFQVNAPGIRGPWTRPHLVKEGKGLIDPCPLWDEETGEAYLVHAWARSRSGIKNRLTGHRMRPDGTGLLDEGKVVVDADRLPGWFTLEGPKLYRHDGWYWIFAPAGGVETGWQGVFRSREFFGPYEEHIALEQKDTEVNGPHQGGWVRTAAGEDWFLHFQQRGAYGRVVHLQPMRWDTAGGWPVIGDDGAPVAVHRKPALPAQPPAAPATDDDFPGGRFGRQWQWTANPQDGWATQHSGDGLRLTCVRSVHAHDLRKLANVLTQRLPGIPAVIEVELSLDSEEPGARAGLAVLGDAFRWIGLQRGADGTVHLVHRFAETVADRERDAGHPRPAPEGRARLRIETAAGARCRFSYDVGEGWRSSGQVFAATPWRWVGALLGLFAVAPTGGGHAGAATFTQFRITATRATTA from the coding sequence ATGAGCGGCCTGTCCGCCGCCACGACCGGTGCCGGCGCCGTCACCGCGTCCGCAGGCACCGCGTCCGCAGGCACCGTGTCCGCCGTCACCGCGCCCGCCTTCTGCGCCGACCAGGGCGACGGCACCTACCGCAACCCGGTCCTCGACGCCGACTGGTCCGACCCCGACGTCCTGTGCGTGGGCGACGACTTCTATCTGACGGCCTCCAGCTTCGGCCGGGCTCCGGGTCTTCCCCTGCTCCACTCCCGGGACCTGGTCAACTGGACGCTCGTCGGCCACGCGCTCGAACTCCTGGAACCGGCGGCCGAGTTCAGGGTCCCGCGCCACGACTGCGGGGTGTGGGCGCCCTCGCTGCGGCACTTCGACGACCGGTTCTGGATCTTCTGGGGCGACCCCGACCACGGCGTCTTCCAGGTCAACGCCCCCGGAATCAGGGGCCCCTGGACCCGCCCGCACCTGGTCAAGGAGGGCAAGGGACTCATCGACCCCTGCCCGCTGTGGGACGAGGAGACCGGCGAGGCGTACCTCGTGCACGCCTGGGCCAGGTCCCGCTCCGGGATCAAGAACCGGCTCACCGGGCACCGTATGCGGCCCGACGGCACCGGACTGCTCGACGAGGGCAAGGTCGTCGTCGACGCGGACCGGCTCCCCGGCTGGTTCACCCTGGAGGGCCCCAAGCTCTACCGCCACGACGGCTGGTACTGGATCTTCGCTCCCGCCGGGGGTGTGGAGACCGGCTGGCAGGGCGTCTTCCGCTCCCGCGAGTTCTTCGGCCCGTACGAGGAACACATCGCCCTGGAGCAGAAGGACACCGAGGTCAACGGGCCCCACCAGGGCGGCTGGGTGCGCACGGCGGCCGGCGAGGACTGGTTCCTGCACTTCCAGCAGCGCGGCGCGTACGGCAGGGTCGTCCACCTCCAGCCGATGCGCTGGGACACCGCGGGCGGCTGGCCGGTGATCGGCGACGACGGCGCACCGGTCGCCGTCCATCGCAAGCCGGCGCTCCCGGCACAGCCGCCGGCCGCGCCCGCGACCGACGACGACTTCCCCGGCGGCCGCTTCGGACGCCAGTGGCAGTGGACCGCGAACCCCCAGGACGGCTGGGCCACCCAGCACTCCGGGGACGGGCTGCGGCTCACGTGCGTGCGCTCCGTGCACGCGCACGACCTGCGGAAACTGGCGAATGTGCTCACACAGCGGCTGCCGGGGATCCCGGCCGTGATCGAGGTGGAGCTGAGCCTCGACAGCGAGGAACCGGGGGCGCGGGCGGGGCTCGCCGTGCTCGGGGACGCGTTCCGCTGGATCGGACTCCAGCGGGGGGCCGACGGGACCGTGCATCTCGTCCACCGGTTCGCCGAGACCGTGGCGGACCGGGAACGGGACGCCGGCCATCCCCGCCCGGCGCCGGAGGGACGGGCCCGGCTGCGGATCGAGACCGCCGCCGGGGCCCGCTGTCGCTTCTCCTACGACGTGGGGGAGGGGTGGCGGTCCTCGGGACAGGTCTTCGCCGCGACCCCCTGGCGCTGGGTCGGCGCCCTGCTCGGCCTCTTCGCGGTCGCGCCCACCGGCGGCGGACACGCCGGAGCGGCCACGTTCACCCAGTTCCGGATCACCGCCACACGCGCCACGACCGCCTGA
- a CDS encoding pectinesterase family protein: MTHLRSKRLPHRGRALTAVTALLASFLAGALTPAEAAQPAEAAEAATTVKPRWSDRPHGFASLDGGTTGGAGGKVVTVTDQASLVRYASAEEPYVIRVAGAIDVAPFGSDIAVTSHKTIIGVGDTGEIVHGELHLGPGTSNVVIRNLTIRDSYVEGDWDGKTTDFDAIQMDTVDHVWIDHNRFEHMGDGLLDIRKDSRYITVSHNQFRNHNKALGIGWTTNVRTEITIDHNWFTGTKQRNPSADNCAYAHLYNNYLSAQVADGDPVWTYGNWSRGRTKMVIENSYYDGVQHPYQADATAELVQRGSILKNVGGRQDAWGDAFDPRDFYRYRLDPAAAVPALVTRFSGPQKTLGTDTVLNVPADHATVQAAVDAVPAGNDGTLTIRIAPGTYRAKVLIPANKPNLVLRGTGQDRSDTVIVFDTPAANGGSNGSATVRILASDVTARNLTFSNDFDEAASEVNGEQALAMKTTGDRIVFENTAFLGNQDTLMTDSPRLDVVSRVYIRDSYIEGDVDFIYGRATTVIERSLIKALSRGSDSNNGYITAASTWKGNPYGFLITRSKVVSDAPAGTYHLGRPWHPGGEPDAVAQVLFRDTELPAAIKSSPWTDMSGFSWKDARFTEYRTYGPGAGVSADRPQLDASRASAHTVTTYLAGTDGWAPHSRRAGH, encoded by the coding sequence ATGACGCACCTCCGTAGCAAGCGCTTGCCGCATCGAGGGAGAGCCTTAACCGCCGTCACCGCCCTGCTCGCCTCGTTCCTGGCCGGCGCGCTCACCCCGGCCGAGGCCGCACAGCCCGCCGAGGCCGCCGAGGCCGCCACCACGGTGAAACCCCGCTGGAGCGACCGGCCGCACGGCTTCGCCTCCCTCGACGGCGGTACCACGGGGGGCGCCGGCGGCAAGGTCGTGACCGTCACCGACCAGGCCTCGCTGGTGCGGTACGCCTCCGCCGAGGAGCCCTACGTCATCCGCGTGGCCGGGGCGATCGACGTGGCGCCCTTCGGCTCGGACATCGCCGTGACCTCGCACAAGACGATCATCGGCGTCGGCGACACCGGCGAGATCGTCCACGGCGAGTTGCACCTCGGCCCCGGGACCAGCAACGTCGTCATCCGCAACCTGACGATCCGGGACTCCTACGTCGAGGGCGACTGGGACGGCAAGACCACCGACTTCGACGCGATCCAGATGGACACCGTCGACCACGTCTGGATCGACCACAACCGCTTCGAGCACATGGGCGACGGACTGCTCGACATCCGCAAGGACAGCCGGTACATCACCGTCTCCCACAACCAGTTCAGGAACCACAACAAGGCCCTCGGTATCGGCTGGACCACCAACGTCCGGACCGAGATCACCATCGACCACAACTGGTTCACCGGCACCAAACAGCGCAACCCCTCCGCCGACAACTGCGCCTACGCGCACCTCTACAACAACTACCTCTCGGCGCAGGTGGCCGACGGCGACCCCGTGTGGACGTACGGGAACTGGTCGCGCGGCCGGACGAAGATGGTCATCGAGAACAGCTACTACGACGGCGTCCAGCACCCCTACCAGGCCGACGCCACCGCCGAGCTGGTGCAGCGCGGGTCGATCCTGAAGAACGTCGGCGGACGGCAGGACGCCTGGGGCGACGCCTTCGACCCCCGGGACTTCTACCGCTACCGGCTCGACCCGGCCGCCGCCGTCCCCGCGCTGGTCACCCGGTTCTCCGGCCCGCAGAAGACGCTCGGCACCGACACCGTGCTGAACGTCCCCGCCGACCACGCGACCGTGCAGGCGGCCGTCGACGCCGTGCCCGCCGGCAACGACGGCACCCTCACGATCCGCATCGCGCCCGGCACCTACCGGGCCAAGGTCCTGATCCCCGCGAACAAGCCGAACCTGGTGCTGCGGGGGACTGGACAGGATCGCTCGGACACCGTCATCGTCTTCGACACGCCCGCCGCGAACGGCGGCTCCAACGGCAGCGCCACCGTGCGGATCCTCGCCAGTGACGTCACCGCCCGCAACCTCACCTTCAGCAACGACTTCGACGAGGCCGCAAGCGAGGTGAACGGCGAGCAGGCGCTCGCGATGAAGACCACCGGCGACCGGATCGTCTTCGAGAACACGGCCTTCCTGGGCAACCAGGACACGCTGATGACGGACAGTCCCAGGCTCGACGTCGTCAGCCGGGTCTACATCCGCGACTCGTACATCGAGGGCGATGTCGACTTCATCTACGGCCGGGCCACGACGGTGATCGAGCGTTCCCTGATCAAGGCGCTCAGCCGGGGCTCGGACAGCAACAACGGGTACATCACGGCCGCCTCCACCTGGAAGGGCAACCCCTACGGCTTCCTGATCACCCGGTCGAAGGTCGTCAGTGACGCGCCCGCCGGGACCTACCACCTCGGCCGGCCCTGGCACCCGGGCGGTGAGCCGGACGCCGTCGCCCAGGTGCTCTTCCGCGACACGGAACTGCCCGCCGCGATCAAGTCGTCGCCGTGGACCGACATGAGCGGCTTCTCGTGGAAGGACGCCCGGTTCACGGAATACCGGACGTACGGGCCCGGGGCCGGCGTCAGCGCCGACCGGCCGCAGCTCGACGCCTCACGGGCGTCGGCCCACACGGTCACCACGTACCTCGCGGGGACGGACGGCTGGGCGCCGCACAGCCGGCGCGCCGGCCACTGA
- a CDS encoding ABC transporter substrate-binding protein yields MKISNRRSRRAAVAVALGSVLALTATACGDDGSGAGGDKGSEGSGKGKVLFWDNNGGVRTDIWKEIIADFEKANPDIEVEYVGIASTEYQSKVDTAIQGGGLPDVGGVGAAMAAGFAAQNTLEPLDDRLAKSSLNGKLNEAMVESLKSAGGGDALYSIPTSANNGVLYYRTDLFEKAGLDAPTDWDKFYAAAEKLTNKGKNEFGYTIRGGAGSIAQALDAMYGQSGITSFWDASGEKTTVNDPKNVKALEKYVGLYKKVTPAADLNNDFTKMVAQFDSGTIGMLNHNLGSYQDHVKAFGVDKFRGIPQPTGSDGKRVQVSNPVDGLGLFKSSKNKEAAWKFIEFATSHEENSKFNKSAGQVPSNNDAAKDGWISEAEPTKLAAAALTDGSTTIVQLPYYLPDWNTISKTDNEPAFQKVMDGQTSAKEFLDALADQLNKAQAEWNEQKG; encoded by the coding sequence ATGAAGATCAGCAACCGCAGAAGCAGGCGCGCCGCCGTGGCCGTCGCCCTGGGATCCGTCCTCGCGCTGACCGCCACCGCCTGCGGTGACGACGGCAGCGGTGCGGGCGGCGACAAGGGCTCCGAGGGCAGCGGCAAGGGCAAGGTCCTCTTCTGGGACAACAACGGCGGTGTCCGCACCGACATCTGGAAGGAGATCATCGCCGACTTCGAGAAGGCCAACCCGGACATCGAGGTCGAGTACGTCGGGATCGCCTCCACCGAGTACCAGTCCAAGGTCGACACCGCCATCCAGGGCGGCGGCCTGCCGGACGTCGGCGGGGTCGGCGCGGCCATGGCCGCCGGGTTCGCGGCCCAGAACACCCTGGAGCCGCTCGACGACCGGCTCGCCAAGTCCTCCCTGAACGGCAAGCTCAACGAGGCGATGGTCGAGTCGCTGAAGTCCGCCGGCGGCGGCGACGCCCTCTACTCGATCCCGACCTCCGCCAACAACGGTGTCCTCTACTACCGCACCGACCTGTTCGAGAAGGCGGGCCTGGACGCGCCGACCGACTGGGACAAGTTCTACGCGGCCGCCGAGAAGCTCACGAACAAGGGAAAGAACGAGTTCGGCTACACCATCCGCGGTGGCGCCGGCTCCATCGCGCAGGCCCTGGACGCGATGTACGGGCAGTCCGGGATCACCTCGTTCTGGGACGCGAGCGGTGAGAAGACCACCGTCAACGACCCGAAGAACGTCAAGGCGTTGGAGAAGTACGTCGGCCTCTACAAGAAGGTCACGCCGGCCGCCGACCTCAACAACGACTTCACCAAGATGGTCGCCCAGTTCGACTCCGGCACCATCGGCATGCTCAACCACAACCTGGGCTCCTACCAGGACCACGTGAAGGCGTTCGGCGTCGACAAGTTCCGGGGCATCCCGCAGCCGACCGGCTCCGACGGCAAGCGGGTCCAGGTCTCCAACCCGGTCGACGGGCTCGGGCTGTTCAAGAGCTCGAAGAACAAGGAAGCCGCCTGGAAGTTCATCGAGTTCGCCACCTCGCACGAGGAGAACTCCAAGTTCAACAAGTCGGCGGGGCAGGTGCCGTCGAACAACGACGCGGCCAAGGACGGCTGGATCTCCGAGGCCGAGCCGACCAAGCTCGCCGCCGCCGCGCTGACCGACGGATCCACCACCATCGTGCAGCTGCCGTACTACCTGCCCGACTGGAACACGATCTCCAAGACCGACAACGAGCCGGCCTTCCAGAAGGTGATGGACGGCCAGACCAGCGCGAAGGAGTTCCTGGACGCCCTGGCCGACCAGTTGAACAAGGCGCAGGCCGAATGGAACGAGCAGAAGGGCTGA
- a CDS encoding rhamnogalacturonan acetylesterase, with protein MSLTRRQVTTAALAAVPLAVAATGPASAAPAPRGARRERTLYIAGDSTAAQKYADAAPETGWGMALAFFLRSGLKVSNHAVNGRSSKSFIDEGRLDVILDAIGHGDLLVIQFGHNDSKIADPTRYTEPWTTYQDHLRQYIDGARARGARPVLATSVERRKFDAAGTALPTHGAYPAAAIALAAQEGVPLLDIQALSIALWQRLGVEETKKYFNWTATEQDNTHFNPPGAIAVARLVASELLRRRVLSRLDVRRLTEEIPDSWITWPEA; from the coding sequence GTGTCACTCACCCGTAGACAGGTCACCACCGCGGCGCTCGCCGCCGTTCCGCTCGCCGTCGCCGCCACGGGGCCCGCGTCCGCCGCGCCGGCGCCACGCGGGGCCCGTCGGGAACGCACCCTCTACATCGCCGGCGACTCCACCGCCGCGCAGAAGTACGCCGACGCCGCCCCCGAAACGGGCTGGGGCATGGCGCTTGCGTTCTTCCTCCGCTCGGGGCTGAAGGTCTCCAACCACGCGGTGAACGGCCGTAGTTCGAAGAGTTTCATCGACGAGGGGCGCCTGGACGTCATCCTCGACGCCATCGGCCACGGGGACCTGCTCGTCATCCAGTTCGGACACAACGACTCCAAGATCGCGGACCCCACGCGCTACACCGAGCCGTGGACGACCTACCAGGACCATCTGCGCCAGTACATCGACGGCGCACGGGCCCGGGGGGCCCGGCCGGTGCTCGCGACCTCCGTCGAGCGCAGGAAGTTCGACGCGGCGGGCACCGCGCTGCCCACCCACGGCGCGTATCCGGCGGCGGCGATCGCGCTCGCCGCGCAGGAGGGCGTTCCGCTCCTCGACATCCAGGCGCTGTCCATCGCGCTGTGGCAGAGGCTCGGCGTCGAGGAGACCAAGAAGTACTTCAACTGGACCGCGACCGAGCAGGACAACACCCACTTCAACCCGCCGGGAGCCATCGCCGTGGCGCGGCTGGTCGCCTCCGAGCTGCTGCGGCGCCGGGTCCTCTCGCGGCTCGACGTGCGCCGGCTGACCGAGGAGATCCCCGACTCCTGGATCACCTGGCCCGAGGCGTAG
- a CDS encoding pectate lyase family protein: MRPHIWHAHAITAVIGCTALVLGVTGTGVAQAQGRDLGRQVLGAGDGWGSAEGGTTGGSTADADHVYTVTTWAEFKAALRDGGDAPKIIKVKGMIDAVSEGCEAFVAGGYDLQQYLKDYDPAVYGNDEVAKGPQEDARVASAARQDSEIKANIPSNTTIVGVGKHSGILGGSIQIKGVSNVIMRNLTIEAPLDCFPKWDPTDDNNTGNWNSEYDAVVVYGTDHVWLDHNTFTDGRYPDSERPVYFGKVFQQHDGLTDIVRGANHVTVSWNRFQDHDKNMLIGNSDSTATIDSGKLKVTMHHNRFDGILQRSPRVRFGQVDVYNNHYVVGEAQKSDYYIFGVGIRSQLHASDNAITLPAGASVGKALKKWNESPLTARNNYVNGKPTDLIAVHNAEIPTEILQSGAGWTPTLRTKVDSPRAVPGIVGNGAGAGKVC, from the coding sequence ATGCGTCCTCATATCTGGCATGCTCACGCCATAACCGCCGTCATCGGCTGCACCGCCCTCGTCCTCGGCGTCACGGGCACCGGTGTCGCCCAGGCCCAGGGACGCGACCTCGGCCGGCAGGTGCTCGGCGCCGGTGACGGCTGGGGCTCGGCCGAAGGCGGAACCACCGGTGGCTCGACGGCAGACGCCGACCACGTCTACACCGTCACCACCTGGGCCGAGTTCAAGGCCGCGCTGCGGGACGGCGGTGACGCGCCGAAGATCATCAAGGTCAAGGGCATGATCGACGCCGTCTCCGAGGGGTGCGAGGCCTTCGTCGCAGGCGGCTACGACCTCCAGCAGTACCTCAAGGACTACGACCCGGCCGTGTACGGCAACGACGAGGTCGCCAAGGGCCCGCAGGAGGACGCGCGGGTCGCCTCCGCCGCCCGGCAGGACTCGGAGATCAAGGCCAACATCCCGAGCAACACCACCATCGTCGGCGTCGGCAAGCACTCCGGCATCCTCGGCGGCAGCATCCAGATCAAGGGCGTCTCCAACGTCATCATGCGCAACCTCACCATCGAGGCGCCGCTCGACTGCTTCCCCAAGTGGGACCCCACCGACGACAACAACACCGGCAACTGGAACTCCGAGTACGACGCCGTCGTCGTCTACGGCACCGACCACGTGTGGCTCGACCACAACACGTTCACCGACGGGCGCTACCCCGACAGCGAGCGGCCGGTCTACTTCGGCAAGGTCTTCCAGCAGCACGACGGGCTGACGGACATCGTGCGCGGCGCCAACCACGTGACCGTGTCCTGGAACCGCTTCCAGGACCACGACAAGAACATGCTGATCGGCAACAGCGACAGCACCGCCACCATCGACTCCGGCAAGCTCAAGGTCACCATGCACCACAACCGCTTCGACGGGATCCTCCAGCGCTCCCCGCGCGTGCGGTTCGGCCAGGTCGACGTCTACAACAACCACTACGTCGTCGGCGAGGCGCAGAAGTCCGACTACTACATCTTCGGCGTCGGCATCCGCTCGCAGCTCCACGCCAGCGACAACGCGATCACGCTGCCGGCGGGCGCGAGCGTCGGCAAGGCCCTGAAGAAGTGGAACGAGTCCCCGCTCACGGCCCGGAACAACTACGTCAACGGCAAGCCGACGGACCTGATCGCGGTCCACAACGCCGAGATCCCCACGGAGATCCTGCAGTCCGGCGCCGGGTGGACGCCCACCCTGCGCACGAAGGTCGACTCCCCGCGTGCCGTGCCGGGCATCGTCGGGAACGGCGCGGGTGCCGGGAAGGTGTGCTGA
- a CDS encoding pectinesterase family protein, which translates to MGGSGRGVGRRSLLTAALGTTLALTLTAPARAAHGRRVFGRYGSPAARLDARTLYVDAAGAGDFTTVQAAVAAAGGTSPAVSTGGGSGYTLVIAPGVYRETVAVSVARTGMTWIGASDNARDVVVVYDNAAGTPKPGGGTYGTTGSATTLVQADGFTARDITFANDWLRADHPEISGTQAVAIKVQGDRAAFLRCRFLGHQDTLYADSMALGTFARQYFRDCYAEGDVDFVFGRATAVFERCRFHTLTRTDLGSAPYGFVFAPSTAGANPRGYLVTGGRITSEAPDASYKLARPWVPSSDTTARPMLTVRESHLGRGIDAVAPYTNMSAGFPWQDQRFAEYRNIGPGAVVSVPENRPQLTRAEAASATREAYLGAWTPWERC; encoded by the coding sequence ATGGGGGGCTCCGGCCGCGGGGTCGGCAGACGGTCCCTCCTGACCGCCGCCCTCGGCACCACCCTCGCCCTCACCCTCACAGCCCCCGCCCGAGCCGCCCACGGTCGCCGCGTCTTCGGCCGGTACGGATCGCCCGCCGCCCGGCTCGACGCGCGGACCCTGTACGTGGACGCCGCCGGTGCCGGTGACTTCACCACCGTCCAGGCCGCGGTGGCTGCCGCTGGGGGTACCTCCCCGGCGGTCAGCACTGGGGGAGGCAGCGGGTACACGCTGGTCATCGCACCGGGCGTGTACCGCGAGACCGTCGCCGTCAGCGTCGCCCGTACCGGGATGACCTGGATCGGGGCCTCCGACAACGCCCGGGACGTGGTGGTCGTGTACGACAACGCGGCCGGTACGCCGAAGCCGGGCGGCGGCACCTACGGCACCACCGGGTCCGCCACGACCCTGGTGCAGGCCGACGGGTTCACCGCGCGGGACATCACCTTCGCCAACGACTGGCTGCGCGCCGACCACCCGGAGATCAGCGGCACGCAGGCCGTCGCGATCAAGGTGCAGGGCGACCGGGCGGCGTTCCTGCGGTGCCGGTTCCTCGGGCATCAGGACACGCTGTACGCCGACTCGATGGCCCTCGGCACCTTCGCCCGGCAGTACTTCCGCGACTGCTACGCCGAAGGGGACGTGGACTTCGTCTTCGGCCGGGCCACGGCCGTGTTCGAGCGCTGCCGCTTCCACACGCTGACCAGGACCGATCTGGGGTCCGCCCCGTACGGGTTCGTGTTCGCGCCCTCCACCGCGGGCGCCAACCCGCGCGGCTACCTCGTCACCGGCGGGCGGATCACCAGCGAGGCCCCGGACGCCTCCTACAAGCTGGCCCGCCCCTGGGTGCCCAGTTCGGACACCACCGCCCGGCCCATGCTCACCGTGCGCGAGAGTCACCTCGGGCGGGGGATCGACGCGGTCGCCCCGTACACGAACATGTCGGCCGGCTTCCCCTGGCAGGACCAGCGGTTCGCCGAGTACCGGAACATCGGGCCGGGCGCCGTCGTCTCCGTCCCCGAGAACCGGCCCCAGCTCACGCGCGCGGAAGCCGCGTCGGCGACCCGCGAGGCGTATCTCGGCGCCTGGACCCCGTGGGAGAGGTGCTGA
- a CDS encoding pectinesterase family protein yields the protein MRRRTLLTGLAGGLAAVGTTPALAHGHARRVLHVRPGGSVQAAVDAVTGPGWTVVVHPGTYREVVNIPAEKGELILRGASRDPRAAVVVFDRAGGTPRPEGGTYGTAGSATFTSAAAGLTVRDLTLANDWLRADHPDYTGTQAVAAYVTGDRSHFENVRFLAHQDTLFADTTALDAFDRQYYRHCHIEGDVDFVFGRARAVFDACHFRTLQRDVSFTPKGMVFAPATARANPYGFLALRGRITSGAEDAAYKIARPWVPSYETTAWPSLVVRDTWIGPGIDAVAPYTNMREAYPWQTMRFGEHANSGPGAVVAVPENRPQLTDAEAATHTRRTYLGDWRPYGHR from the coding sequence ATGCGCCGGCGCACCCTGCTCACCGGGCTCGCCGGTGGCCTGGCGGCCGTCGGCACCACCCCCGCCCTCGCCCACGGCCATGCCCGCAGGGTCCTGCACGTGCGGCCCGGCGGGTCCGTCCAGGCCGCCGTCGACGCCGTCACCGGCCCCGGGTGGACCGTCGTCGTCCACCCGGGGACCTACCGCGAGGTCGTCAACATCCCCGCAGAGAAAGGGGAGTTGATTCTGCGCGGCGCGTCCCGCGACCCCCGCGCCGCCGTCGTCGTCTTCGACCGGGCGGGCGGCACCCCGAGGCCCGAGGGCGGCACCTACGGCACCGCGGGCTCCGCCACCTTCACCTCGGCGGCGGCCGGGCTGACCGTACGCGACCTGACCCTCGCCAACGACTGGCTGCGCGCGGACCATCCGGACTACACGGGGACCCAGGCGGTCGCCGCGTACGTCACGGGGGACCGCTCGCACTTCGAGAACGTCCGGTTCCTCGCGCACCAGGACACCCTCTTCGCGGACACCACCGCGCTCGACGCCTTCGACCGGCAGTACTACCGGCACTGCCACATCGAGGGTGACGTCGACTTCGTGTTCGGGCGGGCCAGGGCCGTCTTCGACGCCTGCCACTTCCGCACGCTCCAGCGGGACGTGTCCTTCACCCCCAAGGGCATGGTCTTCGCCCCGGCCACCGCCCGCGCCAACCCCTACGGCTTCCTCGCCCTGCGCGGTCGGATCACCTCCGGGGCCGAGGACGCCGCGTACAAGATCGCCCGGCCCTGGGTGCCCTCGTACGAGACGACCGCCTGGCCCTCGCTGGTCGTGCGGGACACCTGGATCGGGCCCGGGATCGACGCGGTCGCCCCGTACACCAACATGCGGGAGGCCTACCCCTGGCAGACCATGCGCTTCGGGGAGCACGCCAACTCCGGTCCGGGCGCGGTGGTCGCGGTGCCGGAGAACCGGCCGCAACTGACGGACGCCGAAGCCGCGACGCACACGCGGCGGACGTACCTGGGGGACTGGCGGCCCTATGGCCACCGGTGA